CACGGTGAAGAAGTTATCATCCAGCCGTGGATTATAGATCAAACGGCACTAACGCCAATTTCGTTTAAGTACGATATTTCAACTGACTGACAAAAGTCTTGAATTTGCAACGTTCGAGATCACTTGGAAAAACTGTCATCTCCTGAGACGAGCGCCCTCTCTACTCTATTGATTCACCACCTGCCGACATCTCGGATAATTCGGGCATCCATAGAATGTTTGTCCTGCATTTCTTCCCTTGGTAGCCTTGCGTTCGACCATTGGCACGTCACATTTCGGGCAACTAGGCACAACGGCTGGAACGATTTCCTCCGTGTTTTTACCTCCTGTTTCGACAGGTGCAAGACGTGGTCCAACCAAACGCAAAAGCTCCTGCGGGCTGTAGCCACGGTTCGCCGGTATTCGAACCATAGGAAGACCTGCCACGTCGAACACCCGATCGACAAACTCGTCCCGAGTCTTTCGATCCTGCCTAGCATGGCTAGAATCATCCAGTTCGATTCCGCACAGTGGCTTCATTGATGTCGGATCGCAGATGAGAAAATCGACATGCTTGCGATCTATCTTGTTTCGATAACCTTGATTTTCATTGGGCCTAGCGACAAAGAAAATATCGGCAAGGTTAACCTTGGGAGAGATCGTGGCTTGATCTCCCAGGGCAGATTGAAGCACTCTGTAAAAAGATAGTTCGGCTGCCGACAGGAAGTCGTCTCGAAGGCGATAAGGACGCTCGTGCTCATCAGACTTACTGCCGGAACTTATGCCAAAAAGTTGCAGGATCGCCAGCAGACATCCTTGGGGCTCGGAGTTGGTCATTTACTACAACTATCCCAGATGAATTGCGCAGCCATTTTGTCTCAGGTCGTTGCCTCACGATATTTCTTCTTTCGATTTTCAAATGCGGGCCACGTTCCCTCCAGGATGTCAACGAGATGCTGGTTGATCTGCTGGTTCTCTATGGCACCCGACATGTATGAAATTCGGTTGCCGTCGTTCTTATCTAGAGCGGAATGAACTACCTGGTCAGCATCACAAACTACGGCGAGGTTTGGGTTGTGGGTCACAATGATAATTTGTCGCCGCTTTTTTGCCTCTTGCAGACTCGGAACCAAGACATTGAAAACCGTCTGATTATCTAGGTTCTCTTCAGGCTGATCGATTATCAATGGAATATCGTCTTTGTCGATGAGTAGGTAGAAGACCAAAAGCAACGTCCCACGTTCGCCAGGAGACAGTTGTCCTATCTCTTTCCCATTCCAACTCAGGGTATAAAACGGATTTAGATAAGAAAGCCCAAAGACGAATTCGTATAAAGATTCAGGGGATGCGGTAGACCTCAATTGATCAAGAACGCTAACAGGGGCAGGAGTGTCAGAGCGAACATCGTTTCTCAAGCTGTAAACTATTCCCTCAAGAAATTCTCTTACCCCATTCAAATTCTTCAGGTCTGCCGACTCTGCAAGATGATGCGCACGTCTCCGACCGTCGTCTGATCCGTTGAACGTACCTTTTCGGGACTGATGTATAAGCTTCAAGAGCCCTTCCACGAATCCACGCTCAACTATTGATGCTTCGAATCTCAACTCGAAATGATCCTCAGCCAATGGGTGTTGCTCAATGAACTGCTGGACCGGTTGGTAGAGTTTTTTGTACTCGTCCGCAAGGGATTCGATGTGGCCATAGATTTGAAGTGCAATTTCAATACACTTGTTGATCTTATTTTCGACGTGATCGGGCAAGGAGCTTAACG
This portion of the Bremerella alba genome encodes:
- a CDS encoding DUF2726 domain-containing protein produces the protein MTNSEPQGCLLAILQLFGISSGSKSDEHERPYRLRDDFLSAAELSFYRVLQSALGDQATISPKVNLADIFFVARPNENQGYRNKIDRKHVDFLICDPTSMKPLCGIELDDSSHARQDRKTRDEFVDRVFDVAGLPMVRIPANRGYSPQELLRLVGPRLAPVETGGKNTEEIVPAVVPSCPKCDVPMVERKATKGRNAGQTFYGCPNYPRCRQVVNQ